A segment of the Terriglobia bacterium genome:
CAAGGGCCACCAGGCACCGGGAAGACCTACACCGCCTCGCGGGTCATCACGACGCTTCTCGCTGCTGGCAAGAAGGTCGGAGTCACTTCCAACAGCCACAAAGCAGTGGTGAACCTTCTCCTTGCTTGCGGCGAGGCCGCCAGAAAAGGCGGCGGTTGTCTCCACGGGTTGAAAGTAGGTGGAGACGTCGAGGATCAGTTGTTTTCGTGCAATCCCGGCCTGAAACACGTCCAAAACACCAGCGACGCGCACAATGCTTATACAGGGGGTGTCGTAGGGGGAACAGCCTGGTTATTTACCCGGCCGGAGTGGGAGGGCGCGCTCGATTTCCTTTTCATCGATGAAGCCGGGCAGGTCTCGCTGGCCAACGCCGTGGCGATGGCCCGATGCGCAAAGAACCTCATTCTTCTCGGCGACCAGATGCAGCTCGAACAGCCCGTACAAGGCTCCCATCCCGGAGATGCCGGCCTCTCTGTTCTGCAATATGCCCTCAAGGACACGGCGGCTAGCCGGCCCGATTCACCCGTTTTCCACGCTGTGGTGCCCGTGGACTATGGGCTTTTCCTTGGCGAGTCTCACCGGATGCACCCGTCAGTCTGCCGCTTCATCTCCGAGAGCATCTACGAAAGGCGCCTCGGTTCGCACTCAGACTGCGCCAGGCAGAAGATCGCAATTCCGTCGGGATCCAATGGCCTCATCACCAGCGAAAGTGGGATTGTTTTTAGCGGCGTCGAGCACGACGGAGACATCCAGCAAAGTGACGAGGAGGTTGAACGGGTCAAAGCGATCTACCATGAACTGCGCGGACGTTCCTATACAGCCAAGGATGGCACGACCAAGCCGCTGGCGCTGGAAGACTTTCTTTTCATTGCCCCCTACAACGCCCAAGTCCGCGCGCTTCAGGTTTCCCTCCCCGCCGGCGCACGCGTTGGGAGCGTAGACAAGTTTCAAGGGCAGCAAGCCCCTGTCTGTATCCTTTCCTTCTGCTCCAGTTACGGTGAATATGGTTCCCGCGGCCTTGCCTTCATTCTTGACCGCAACCGCGTCAACGTTGCCATCTCCCGCGCCCAATGCTTAGCAGTGGTTGTTGCTGATCCTCGCATTGCAGGCGCCATACCTGGTTCCCTGGATGAAATGATGCTCATCAACCTGTTCTGCAAATTGGCCGATGCGTCCGCATCCACGTGATATCATGACCATCGATAACGTCATCGCCGCCCTCGACTTGCCCGCCGGCGCGCGCGTAAACCGGCGTGTGCCTAAGAAGCTGTTGGTGGAGCACGGCGCGCCCACCGCCGCCGACAAACGCCGCATCAATGATGGCATCGAGGACGTGCAATGGCTGGCCGCGCTCAAACCGACCACCATCGGCGTGCCGGAGTTTCGCGACACCGCGCGGGAGTATCTGGAGATCGCGGTGCTGAGCGTGGCGCTGCGGTCAGGTGCGCAGGCCGGTCGGCTGGCGGAGCTGATCCACCGTGCCGTGCCGTATCCGGTGTTCCTGATTGTCTCCGAGGGCTACCAGCTTGCGATCTCGCTCGCCCACAAGCGCTGGTCGCACGGCGAGACGGGCGCTACAGTACTCGACGGCGATGCGGTCGCCGCGGACCTTGGGACAGGGCAGGACGGTGGATTCGGGCAAGCGTTTGTTGATGCACTGCCAATCGCCCGGCAGCCGCGCGCAAACTTGTTTGCGCTCTACCAGGGGTGGATGGATACCATCCTGGCGCTGCTCGCTGCCCGAGTGACCGGCACATTCGCAACGGCGGGATCGCCCGAACACGCCGCGGCGCGCCGGAGCGCGCTCGTGGATTGCGCACGTCTTGATGCGCAGATAGCGGGCCTGCGCGCCGCTGCAGCCAAGGAAACGCAGCTTGCCCGACGAGTGGAGTTGAATCTGGAACTCAAGCGCATGCAGGTGGAATACTCTGCTGTCCGCGCCAAGTTATGAATGATGAGGATGCGATGAAAAAGCTGACCACTAATGACACCGAAACCCGCTCCGCCGACATTGTGGCGGAGAACATCGCGCAGTTGAAGACGCTCTTTCCTGAGACGCTTACCGAAGGGAAGCTAGATTTCGAGGTACTGAAACAACTGCTCGGCGACGCGGTGGACGAGCGTGACGAGAAGTACGGTCTCAACTGGCACGGCAAGCGTCGCGCCCGCCAGCTTGCGCTAACGCCTTCCACCGGCACGCTGCGCCCCTGTCCGGAGGACAGTGTGGACTGGGATACCACGAAGAACCTGATGATCGAGGGGGACAACCTCGAAGTCCTGAAACTCCTGCAAAAGTCCTACGCCGGGAAGGTAAAACTTATCTACATCGACCCTCCGTACAACACCGGCAGTGACTTCGTCTATCCCGACGACTTTCAGGACAATATCAGGAACTACCTGCAGCTTACCGGGCAGCTGGAGGGCGGGCGGAAGATCAGCACCAACACCGAAGCCAGCGGACGTTTTCACACCGACTGGCTAAATATGATGTATCCACGCCTGCGTACCTGCCGACAATTGCTTTCGCAAGAAGGGGCGATATTCGTCTCTTGCGATGACTCCGAGAATGCGAATCTACGACTGGCTCTCGACGACGTCTTCGGGCCGGAGAACTTTATCGCGCAGTTCGTATGGAGATCACGACAGTTCACCGACGCACGCGCGGTAACCAATGTGTCGACCGATCACGAATACCTTCTGTGTTATGCGCGAGACTCTGGTTTTTCCGTTCGGGGCGTCGAACGCGATGAATCCAAGTTCACCAATGCAGATAGCGATCCGCGAGGGCCATGGATGAGTCGTAGCCTTCTCGGTTTAGCCACCCGCGACCAGAGACCGAATCTTCACTATGACATCGTTGAACCGGAGACTGGGCGGAGGTTTCCCCCCAATCCGTCTACTGGTTGGAGGTATGGCCCGGAGAAGATGCAGTCCTTGATCCAAGACAAGTGCATCTTGTTCCCCAAAAAGGATGACGGTCGCCCCCGCGAAAAGAAGTTTCGCAAGGACATGAACTCTGAATTTATCGCGTTCAGAAGCATAATTGAAGGAACATACACAGCGGACGGTACCCAGGAGATCCGCACGTTATTTGGGGCAGAAGTATTTAGCTTTCCGAAGCCAGCAGAACTCGTGCGACAGATTATTGCGCAGGTAGCTGGCGCCAGCGATATCATCCTGGACTTTTTTGCTGGCTCAGGCAGCACAGGACAGGCTGTGGTCGCGCAGAACGCTGCGGATGGTGGAAACCGCCGTTTCATTCTGGTCCAGCTTCCCGAGCCGCTGGACCCCGAAAACAAGGACCAGAAAGTCGCTGCGGACTTCTGTGAGAAGCTGCGCAAGCCCCGCACCATCGCCGAACTAACCAAGGAGCGCCTCCGCCGTGCCTCGAAAAAGATCAAGAACGAGAACCCGATGTTCCCAGGCGACATGGGCTTCCGCGTCTTCAAGCTCGACTCTAGCAACATCCGCGCGTGGGAGCCGGACCGCGATAATCTGCCGAAGACACTTGATGAGTCGGTCGAACACCTCAAGACCGACCGCACCGAGGCGGACATCCTCTACGAACTGCTGCTCAAACTCGGCCTCGACCTCTGCGTGCCCATCGAGCGGAAGGTGATCGCTGCCAAAACCGTGCACAGCATCGGCGGCGGCGTGTTGCTTGCGTGCCTAGCCGACAAGATCACCCGCGATGAGGTCGAACCGCTCGGGCAGGGTATCATCGCCTGGCATAAGGCTCTCGCACCCGCCGGCGACACAACCTGTATCTTCCGGGACAGCGCATTTGCCGACGATGTCGCCAAGACTAACCTCGCGGCCATCCTCAACCAACACGGTCTTGCCAACGTTCGAAGCCTGTAGGGGGATTCGCAATGAAAGTGCACTTCGAACCCAAGCTGGATTACCAGCTTCAGGCGATCGAAGCGGCCTGCAGCCTCTTCCGAGGCCGGGAGATCTGCTGCACGGAGTTTACAGTAACCAAGAGCGCGGTTGGCGGTGCCTTGCTGCCATACAGGGAGTCCGACCTCGGCATCGGAAATCGCCTCATCCTATTCGATGACGAGCTGCTCAAGAACCTCGGCAACACCCAGCTACACAACGATATGGTGCTTCTCCGGCGCGCTAGGCTCAGGCCACCTTACCATGGAGATGGAGATGTTGCAGATGAAATGGCGGCTAACCGGGCCAACCTGCACTGCAATGGCAATTGAAAACGATTTGAGTTCTCCCCACATGAGGTGATCAGATGAATGGTTTTGTTGCATCCCAAGACGTATGGACCACAATCCGTGCATTATCCGCTGGGAGCTCAACAAAGAAAGCCGCGGTCTCTTACGTCAGTAGCGACGTATCCCTGAAGTTTGGCCGTGACGATTCTCTCGTCGTTGATGCAAGTGAACTTGCGATAGTTGCCGGTCAGACTAGCGCGAGTGTAATACAGCGCGCTATGATACGCGGTGCGCGAGTCATATCAGTTCCACATCTTCACGCTAAGGTAATGGTTCTTGGCAAAACTGCTGTTGTAGGATCGGCCAATGTTTCCCACCGTTCCGAAAGAGAACTTATTGAGGCGATAATGTTCACCGAGCAGCCGGCTCTCGTGCGCCGCATTTCCCGATGGATCGACGATTTGGAATGCACCGGCCAGATTGTCGACGACGCCCTGTTGCAGCATCTTCTTACTCTCGAATCAAAGCGGCCACCCATTCAAAGGGCCTATCGCGCGCTTGCTGAGTCCCAAATTGTCTTCTTCAAGGAGGTGATGGCTGGGGATATTGAAAAGTATTACACGCGGTCAAGTACGGCTGGTTCAGGGGGCGGAGCAAGAGACCTCCGTATATCACCGGCACCCCAGTTCCAGCCCCTGCTTGCGCAGATGCTGTCGGAGCACGGCGATAATCCCGGTGTTACTCACGGCAGCGTGCTTTCCCGTGTGGGGAGCAGACGATTTGACGTCACTTCCGTTGAGCTGTGGCCTCCGACAAATGCGCGGCCTAATGAGATGCGGGTTGCTCGCTTCTATGAAGTACCGGGCTGGGCTGTTCACGAGGCGTTTTTCAAACGGGCCCAACAACAAGGACGAAAACTTTTCTATATTCTGGAGATGGATATCCACGGAACTGTGACTGCAAAGGTTCTAGACGACCGGCAACTCCTCCGTAGCAATCCGATCATCGGTCAACACATCCACGAATTGGCATCGCGTTCGGGCCACAGGCGGTCCATTATCGGTGCGGTGGACGTCGTGCACAACGTCATGGTTCCGTAATCGCGAGGCCACGATGGTAGAGCGTGCATGGTTAGCATCATGCGTTTTGAATTTGTTCGCGCTCGTTCAGGAACGCGCTCGCGCCCGCCGGCGCCACTACTTGCGTCTTCCGCGACAGCGCCTTCGCCGACGATGTGGCCAAGACCAATTTAGCCGCCATCCTCAATCAGCAGGGCCTGGCCAATGTGAGGAGCTTATAGGAACCACGCCATGAAACTGCACTTCGAACCCAACCTCGACTACCAGCTACAGGCCATCGAAGCGGTGTGCGACCTCTTCCGTGGCCAGGAGATCTGTCGAACGGAGTTCACCGTCACAACGGGCGCGGTCGGCGGCGCCTTTTTGCCCGGCATGGAGAGCGAGCTCGGCGTTGGCAACCGACTCACCCTGCTCGACGACGAGTTGCTCAAGAACCTCGGCGACATCCAGCTCCACAACAGCCTGCCGCCGTCCGGCACGCTCGCCTCCGGCGATTTTACGGTGGAGATGGAGACCGGCACCGGCAAAACCTACGTCTACCTGCGCACGATCTTCGAGTTGAACAAGCGCTATGGCTTCACCAAATTCGTTATCGTAGTGCCGTCGGTGGCGATCAAGGAGGGCGTGTACAAGACGCTCCAGATCACCGAGGATCACTTCAAGGGGCTCTACGCTGGCGTGCCCTTCGACTATTTCCTATATGACTCCGGCAAGCTCGGCCAGGTGCGCAACTTTGCCACCAGCCAGCAGATCCAAATCATGGTGGTGACGGTCGGGGCTATCAACAAGAAGGACGTCAACAACCTCTACAAGGACAGCGAGAAGACCGGTGGCGAGAAGCCTATCGACCTGATCAAGGCCACCCGGCCCATCGTCATCGTGGACGAGCCTCAGAGCGTGGATGGCGGCCTTGAGGGACGCGGGAAGGAAGCCCTCGACGCCATGAACCCGCTCTGCACCCTGCGCTACTCGGCGACGCACGTGGACAAGCACCACATGGTGTATCGCCTCGACGCGGTGGACGCATATGAGCGGAAGCTGGTGAAGCAGATTGAGGTTGCGGCGGCCACCGTGGCGGACGCGCACAACAAGCCCTATGTGCGTGTGCTGAAGGTGGAGAGCAAGCGTGGCACCATTTCCGCGAAGGTCGAGCTGGACATGCAAATTGCAAGCGCGATCAAGCGCCAGCAAGTCACGGTGCAGGACGGCGACAACCTAGAGCAGACTACCCGGCGGGCCATCTATGCCGACTGCCGCATCGGCGAGATCCGGGTTGCCAAGGGCAACGAGTATGTCGAGCTGCGCGTGCCGGGCGGCGAGCAATACCTCAGGCCCGGCCAGGCATGGGGCGACGTGGACGCCCTATCCGTACAGCGCGAGATGATTCGCCGCACGATCCGGGAACATCTCGACAAGGAGAAGCGCCTGCGTTCCCAGGGCATCAAGGTGCTGTCGCTCTTCTTCATCGACGAGGTGGCCCGCTACCGGCAGTACAATGCCGATGGTAATCCTGTGAAGGGTGACTATGCCCGCATCTTCGAGGAGGAGTATCGGCGCGCCGCCAATCTCCCAGACTACCGAACACTGTTTCAGGAAGTGGACCTGACCCGAGCCGCCGAGGAGGTGCACAACGGTTACTTCTCGATCGACAAGAAGGGTAGCTGGATAGACACCGATGAGAACAACCAGAGCAACCGGGACAACGCCGAACGTGCCTACAACCTCATCATGAAGGAGAAAGAAAAGCTCTTAAGCTTCGAGACGCCGCTCAAATTCATCTTCTCCCATTCCGCGCTCAAGGAAGGCTGGGACAACCCCAACGTCTTTCAGATTTGCACCCTGCGCGACATTCAGACCGAGCGCGAACGGCGGCAGACCATCGGCCGCGGCTTGCGCCTTTGCGTCAACCAGAACGGCGATCGTCTGCGCGGCTTTGAGGTGAACACGCTCACAGTGATTGCGATGGAGAGTTACGAGCAGTTCGCCGAGAACCTGCAGAAGGAAATCGAGGCTGATACTGGAATCCGCTTCGGCATCGTCGAGGAGCACCAGTTCGCGGCCATCGCGGTCGCAGCCCCGGATGGGACCACCACGCCGCTAGGCGTCGAGCAGTCAAAGGCGCTCTGGGAGCACCTCAAGGCGGCAGGTCACATCGACACCAAGGGCAAGGTGCAGGACTCCCTCAAGAAGGCGCTTAAGGACGGCAAGCTCGAAGTGCCGGAGGCGTTCACGGCGCAACTCGATCAAATCACCGCCGTACTGAAGAAGGCTGCTGGACGCCTGGAAATCAAGAACGCCGACGAGCGCCGCCAGGTGCGACCGCGGCAGGCGGTGCTGCACAGCGCCGAGTTTAAGGCGCTGTGGGACCGCATCAAGCACAAGACCACCTACCGCGTGTACTTCGACAACGAGAAGCTCGTGGAGAGCTGCACCCGCGCGCTAGAGAACGCGCCGCCGATTGCGAAGACACGCCTGCAGTGGCGCAAAGCTAACATTGCCATCGGCAAAGCGGGAGTGGAGGCCACCGAGCGCAACGGCGCCGCGACCGTGGTGCTCGACGAAGGCGACATCGAGCTGCCCGACCTACTTACCGATCTCCAGGACCGTACGCAGCTCACACGACGCAGCATCCAGCGCATGCTGAGCGCCAGCGGGCGGCTTGATGACTTCAAGCGCAACCCACAACAGTTCATCGAACTGGCCGCCGAGGCCATCAACCGCTGCAAGCGCCTCGCCGTGGTGGATGGTATCAAGTACCAGCGCCTTGGTGACGAGCATTACTACGCGCAGGAGCTGTTCGAGCAGGAAGAACTGACGGGCTACCTGAAGAACTTGCTGGCGGTCAAAAAATCGGTCTACGAGGAGGTAGTCTACGATTCCGACACGGAGGCCCGCTTTGCGGATCAGCTCGAAAAGAACACCGCAATCAAGGTGTATGCGAAGTTGCCTAGGTGGTTCACGATACCGACGCCCCTGGGGAGCTACAATCCCGACTGGGCGGTTTTGGTCGAGAAGGATGGATGTGAGCGACTGTACTTTGTGGTCGAAACCAAGAGCGGTCTCTTTGCCGATGATCTACGCAACACGGAGCATGCCAAGATCGAATGTGGCAGGGCGCACTTTAAGGCGCTAAGTGTCAGCGAGACTCCGGCCAGATACATTGTGGCGCGCTCGCTGGATCAGCTGTTAGATTAAGAGAGACGAAATGTTCAATGAATACCCGATCAAGGCCTGAAACGTTTGTTCGCGATCCGTCAAAGTAAATGCCGGGCTGTACCTGCAACCGTGCTCGCGACAACTTGACCGCAACCATGCACAACCAACTCAATCCAACCTCTCGCCCGCGATGGACGCGGCTTCTCTTTGTTTATCAATGGCTTGGGGAGTTTATCTGAAGACTCAAAATCCCGGGTCCCGAAAACAGCTTCGGTTTCGAGCTCCGACTTTCATTCAATTTCACAGGATTTTTCCGATAATTCCCCGGACTGCGCGGGGCGATCAAGGCGTGAATAACCCGCCATACGATCGACTGCCCAACGATTGGGTTCATTTTGCCGCCTCAGCAACGAGATAATCATCATCAATCCTGAGACGGGTCAGATTCTTTGTCCGTCCCGACGCGATCAATTAGCTCCTTTCGGCTCGTGTGTTTCGTCAGCATGACACTCTCATTCACCCGACTAATCACGGCGTCAAGTAGCGCAGGCTTGGACGGCTTTCTCTTTCCAAGCGAAGCACCTAACTCTGTTCGCAAGAGGTTCAGGTCGGGGACAGCCAGTTCGTCCAGTCTGCGGCGGGCTGCATGGCGATCGCCGGCTTTGGCTAATCCTACCACTTCGTCGTAGATACTCATGACTTGCTCAACCGTCATGGTCGGCGCGGTCATGGCATTGCCGCTAGAAGTACCAGAGCTTCTCGGCGGGCTCTTCGAGAATACTCCTGGGAATGCCCGTTTTGCTCGCGCTTCTATACGGGCGAGCTTACGGGAAACATCCTGAAGGACCTCTTTCAGCTCGCGCAGCTCTTGAGCCACCATGCGCGCCTCATCCGACTCAGTGTTAAAGATATCTTGGCTCATTGCAGGTACTCCACACATTCGCGCCACAAGTTCTTAAAATCCCCTACTACGTCCCAAGGAACCCCGCCGCCGGTGATGGCGCGCTTGATGCCGACGCGTTCACGGATATAGGACTTAAAGTATCGAGCGTTAATTTTCTGGGCATTGACGGCATCATTGCATACACGTTCAACTTCACGTGCATAGAATTGAACTTCCCTGGTGGGGGCGTTGCTCCAGGTCTTGGCTTTGTTCATGAAAACGCCGATTTTGGGTAGTGGGTGGGGCTCGATTCGAAGACGTAGCGAGTTCAGAATGAGACTCGTACCACGTGAGGCGAAGAAATCTGGATTCACTGGAATCAAGACGAGGTCACAGCAGCTTAACACGCTGTAAGTGAGAAGAGTAAACGAGGGCGGGCAATCAAAGAGGACGTAATCATATCTAGGCAGTTTAGAGCTGTTAGTGATTTTGCCGAGTAGGCGACGAACAAAGTCCTTAACGCCCTCGCGGTCGAAAACTTCAAGTTCCTGCCAATATAAGTCCTCGACAGATGGAACAAAGTGAAATTGATCAGTGATCTGATAGATAAAATCGAAGCCCACAGAGAAGTCGAAATGGGACGCCGCAGGTTTGGTAAATGCGTCCAGCGCGTCAAAGATCGTTTTCTTCCGCTCAACGGCTTTTTCGTACCAAGTCCCAAATCGCTCTTCCAAATTGCCAGTGTTTTCGTTCAAGGCAATTGCTTGGGTAAGCGACATTTGAGCGTCCAGGTCGAACATCAGCACGCGCCCCTGAGACATAGTGGAAAGAATGTCTCCCAGACACCACGTAATGGTCGTCTTGCCCACTCCCCCCTTGAAGTTGATTGTCGCAATGGTCTTAGGGCTCATGTCAACCATATTCGGTCTCCTCCATACGTGTTAGATGCTGCTCATGACAACCAAATTTCTCCTTTTTGCAGATCTTGCCAGTCGTCATGCAATTAGGCGGCACAACGCAAGCATTCCCTGAAACTCGCTCAAGACATTAGCAAGAGGCCGTTGCATCCTCCGCCAACCGAAGCGCCTCTACAAGTGGAATAAGCATCGCTAGTGGCACCGTCACGCCTTTGCCCGGTTTCCAGTCATCGTCACTTGCCCCGTTGTTGTAATAGATCCTTACCTCCGCATACGTGTGATTCTGGTACTCGCATATTGCGAAACGCATTTTCGCCTTGTTGCCCCGTGGAAGCTCGCAGACTTGACCCACAGTTTTTCTTCCGGCCATCTCTTCCACCGCATCGATGGTTTGGGCAAGTAGTTCAAGGGGAATCGATACGCCTTTCTTAGTGGGCAGCCATTCCGGACTGTCCGCAGGGTGAAAGTACTCCCTGACGTCGCACGTCCGCTTTTCTGCATATCCCTTTGCAACTACCCAAATTTCGCTAGCTGCATTTTTTCTGATCTTTGCAATTACGATATCTTCGCGCAATGTCGTACCTCCGGCGCAATAGAATCCTGCATCTTCTAAGAACAGCACTCTTACGCGAATGCCTTGGGATAGCGGGCGCTCCATCCCGGCGTGCTGTCAACGGTAGGGAAAATATCGTTGGACCGGACACTTGTGATGACGAGCCCGGAATCAGTCGCTTGGACGGATTTCCACTCACTCTAGTTTAATCGCGCTAAATTTCTCCAATTTGCGGATCGCTCGAACTAAGCGGCGAATCTTCTCCAGGCGCGCGTCGTCACCCTCTTGTAACGCTGTGATTTCGGCAAGACTGGCGTTCTCCAGTTCGGTCGCAGCTTGGTCTATCGCGCTGTACAGATTCGAAACCAACGACGGGTTCTGACCGTAGAGGACAGACTGCGCTTCACGGATACCAGATTTCA
Coding sequences within it:
- a CDS encoding DUF4391 domain-containing protein, with the protein product MTIDNVIAALDLPAGARVNRRVPKKLLVEHGAPTAADKRRINDGIEDVQWLAALKPTTIGVPEFRDTAREYLEIAVLSVALRSGAQAGRLAELIHRAVPYPVFLIVSEGYQLAISLAHKRWSHGETGATVLDGDAVAADLGTGQDGGFGQAFVDALPIARQPRANLFALYQGWMDTILALLAARVTGTFATAGSPEHAAARRSALVDCARLDAQIAGLRAAAAKETQLARRVELNLELKRMQVEYSAVRAKL
- a CDS encoding site-specific DNA-methyltransferase, with the translated sequence MKKLTTNDTETRSADIVAENIAQLKTLFPETLTEGKLDFEVLKQLLGDAVDERDEKYGLNWHGKRRARQLALTPSTGTLRPCPEDSVDWDTTKNLMIEGDNLEVLKLLQKSYAGKVKLIYIDPPYNTGSDFVYPDDFQDNIRNYLQLTGQLEGGRKISTNTEASGRFHTDWLNMMYPRLRTCRQLLSQEGAIFVSCDDSENANLRLALDDVFGPENFIAQFVWRSRQFTDARAVTNVSTDHEYLLCYARDSGFSVRGVERDESKFTNADSDPRGPWMSRSLLGLATRDQRPNLHYDIVEPETGRRFPPNPSTGWRYGPEKMQSLIQDKCILFPKKDDGRPREKKFRKDMNSEFIAFRSIIEGTYTADGTQEIRTLFGAEVFSFPKPAELVRQIIAQVAGASDIILDFFAGSGSTGQAVVAQNAADGGNRRFILVQLPEPLDPENKDQKVAADFCEKLRKPRTIAELTKERLRRASKKIKNENPMFPGDMGFRVFKLDSSNIRAWEPDRDNLPKTLDESVEHLKTDRTEADILYELLLKLGLDLCVPIERKVIAAKTVHSIGGGVLLACLADKITRDEVEPLGQGIIAWHKALAPAGDTTCIFRDSAFADDVAKTNLAAILNQHGLANVRSL
- a CDS encoding DEAD/DEAH box helicase family protein — its product is MKLHFEPNLDYQLQAIEAVCDLFRGQEICRTEFTVTTGAVGGAFLPGMESELGVGNRLTLLDDELLKNLGDIQLHNSLPPSGTLASGDFTVEMETGTGKTYVYLRTIFELNKRYGFTKFVIVVPSVAIKEGVYKTLQITEDHFKGLYAGVPFDYFLYDSGKLGQVRNFATSQQIQIMVVTVGAINKKDVNNLYKDSEKTGGEKPIDLIKATRPIVIVDEPQSVDGGLEGRGKEALDAMNPLCTLRYSATHVDKHHMVYRLDAVDAYERKLVKQIEVAAATVADAHNKPYVRVLKVESKRGTISAKVELDMQIASAIKRQQVTVQDGDNLEQTTRRAIYADCRIGEIRVAKGNEYVELRVPGGEQYLRPGQAWGDVDALSVQREMIRRTIREHLDKEKRLRSQGIKVLSLFFIDEVARYRQYNADGNPVKGDYARIFEEEYRRAANLPDYRTLFQEVDLTRAAEEVHNGYFSIDKKGSWIDTDENNQSNRDNAERAYNLIMKEKEKLLSFETPLKFIFSHSALKEGWDNPNVFQICTLRDIQTERERRQTIGRGLRLCVNQNGDRLRGFEVNTLTVIAMESYEQFAENLQKEIEADTGIRFGIVEEHQFAAIAVAAPDGTTTPLGVEQSKALWEHLKAAGHIDTKGKVQDSLKKALKDGKLEVPEAFTAQLDQITAVLKKAAGRLEIKNADERRQVRPRQAVLHSAEFKALWDRIKHKTTYRVYFDNEKLVESCTRALENAPPIAKTRLQWRKANIAIGKAGVEATERNGAATVVLDEGDIELPDLLTDLQDRTQLTRRSIQRMLSASGRLDDFKRNPQQFIELAAEAINRCKRLAVVDGIKYQRLGDEHYYAQELFEQEELTGYLKNLLAVKKSVYEEVVYDSDTEARFADQLEKNTAIKVYAKLPRWFTIPTPLGSYNPDWAVLVEKDGCERLYFVVETKSGLFADDLRNTEHAKIECGRAHFKALSVSETPARYIVARSLDQLLD
- a CDS encoding ParA family protein, with amino-acid sequence MSPKTIATINFKGGVGKTTITWCLGDILSTMSQGRVLMFDLDAQMSLTQAIALNENTGNLEERFGTWYEKAVERKKTIFDALDAFTKPAASHFDFSVGFDFIYQITDQFHFVPSVEDLYWQELEVFDREGVKDFVRRLLGKITNSSKLPRYDYVLFDCPPSFTLLTYSVLSCCDLVLIPVNPDFFASRGTSLILNSLRLRIEPHPLPKIGVFMNKAKTWSNAPTREVQFYAREVERVCNDAVNAQKINARYFKSYIRERVGIKRAITGGGVPWDVVGDFKNLWRECVEYLQ
- a CDS encoding transcriptional coactivator p15/PC4 family protein produces the protein MREDIVIAKIRKNAASEIWVVAKGYAEKRTCDVREYFHPADSPEWLPTKKGVSIPLELLAQTIDAVEEMAGRKTVGQVCELPRGNKAKMRFAICEYQNHTYAEVRIYYNNGASDDDWKPGKGVTVPLAMLIPLVEALRLAEDATASC